A section of the Gloeobacter violaceus PCC 7421 genome encodes:
- a CDS encoding DUF6888 family protein, translated as MPFLLPLYPWPTPEQAMACFVICCRLTFLLQPVQLVRLDTRYNEVYILAGESFQVVISATGYVRYL; from the coding sequence ATGCCCTTCTTGCTGCCGCTTTACCCATGGCCTACTCCTGAGCAGGCCATGGCCTGCTTTGTCATTTGCTGTCGCTTGACGTTTCTGCTGCAGCCTGTACAACTGGTTCGACTCGATACGCGCTATAACGAGGTGTACATCCTGGCGGGTGAAAGTTTCCAGGTTGTCATCAGCGCTACCGGTTACGTGAGGTACCTGTAA
- a CDS encoding Uma2 family endonuclease, whose translation MVQFDSQLRLPTALELPDSDDIPVDNELQIPVAAVLRAILTLLWQHRQDWFFGVNMGIFADTERPRIPIVPDGFLSLNVPRFRPQYGERGRPSYVLWEEDGIMPYLVLEVVSQTYGGEYDTKLQDYQALEVLYYVVYDPEGFQPEHARLEVHRLVNGAYARLEGEPVWLPEIELGLGRARGTVDGWTREWLYWFSKEGERYPVPEEFQRYRADLAEARAEQAERQAKALAERLQALEIDPDTL comes from the coding sequence ATGGTGCAATTCGACTCCCAACTACGACTGCCGACAGCCCTGGAACTGCCCGATTCCGACGACATCCCTGTGGACAACGAACTCCAGATTCCGGTGGCGGCGGTGCTGCGCGCCATCCTGACGCTCCTGTGGCAGCACCGACAGGACTGGTTTTTTGGCGTCAACATGGGCATCTTTGCCGATACCGAACGGCCCAGAATCCCGATTGTCCCCGATGGGTTCTTGAGTCTGAACGTTCCCCGCTTCCGACCGCAGTACGGTGAACGGGGACGGCCCAGCTACGTGCTGTGGGAGGAGGACGGCATTATGCCTTACCTGGTGCTGGAAGTGGTCTCCCAGACCTACGGGGGCGAGTACGACACCAAACTTCAGGACTACCAGGCTCTGGAAGTGCTCTACTACGTGGTCTACGACCCGGAAGGCTTTCAACCAGAGCACGCGCGCCTGGAAGTTCACCGGTTGGTGAATGGTGCGTACGCGCGCCTGGAAGGTGAGCCGGTGTGGTTGCCCGAGATTGAACTGGGGCTTGGTCGGGCCAGAGGAACGGTGGATGGCTGGACACGGGAGTGGCTGTACTGGTTCAGCAAAGAGGGCGAACGCTATCCGGTGCCTGAGGAGTTTCAGCGGTATCGTGCAGATCTGGCCGAGGCACGGGCCGAACAGGCCGAACGCCAGGCGAAAGCCCTTGCTGAACGACTGCAGGCTCTGGAAATCGATCCAGACACCCTCTGA
- a CDS encoding DUF6887 family protein produces the protein MPLEDLRRTVVSHPENQEAFEAFADRLRARQGTSLPNPLEDPAGFDRALIEYINSSRP, from the coding sequence ATGCCCCTTGAGGATCTGCGCAGGACTGTCGTTTCGCATCCAGAGAACCAGGAGGCGTTCGAAGCGTTCGCCGACAGGTTGCGTGCCCGTCAAGGTACTTCGCTCCCAAACCCCCTTGAGGATCCGGCCGGCTTTGACCGTGCGCTGATTGAGTACATCAATTCGAGCCGTCCATAG
- the pheA gene encoding prephenate dehydratase, which translates to MILRVAFLGPSGTYAEEATLALLGNECERLAHPSIQGTLRAAAAGEVDCAVVPVENAVEGTVSATLDTLWLYPQLRVRRALVLPVRHCLIGPVQHLTDIQAVYSHPQALAQCQGWLEEHLGAVERIPTASTSEALRHIGAHTAAIASERAARLHGLRVIFRAINDHPDNCTRFWLVSEKPLTETLPPPGGCTSIAFALRRNQPGVLHEVLSIFARHRINLAKIESRPTKKVIGEYLFFADLEGGVEAEPVNTALRQVAAVVAELNILGSYAVEQSGG; encoded by the coding sequence ATGATTTTGCGCGTCGCCTTTTTGGGACCGAGCGGCACCTACGCCGAGGAAGCCACCCTGGCCCTGTTGGGGAACGAGTGCGAGCGGCTTGCCCACCCGAGCATCCAGGGCACATTGCGCGCCGCCGCCGCGGGTGAGGTCGACTGTGCCGTGGTGCCGGTGGAAAACGCCGTCGAGGGCACGGTGAGTGCCACCCTCGACACCCTCTGGCTCTATCCGCAACTGCGGGTGCGCCGGGCGCTGGTGCTGCCGGTGCGCCACTGCCTCATCGGCCCTGTGCAACACCTCACCGATATCCAGGCGGTCTACTCCCACCCCCAGGCCCTTGCCCAGTGCCAGGGATGGCTCGAAGAACATCTCGGAGCGGTTGAGCGCATCCCCACCGCTTCGACCAGCGAGGCGCTGCGCCACATCGGAGCGCACACCGCCGCCATCGCCTCCGAGCGCGCCGCCCGGCTGCACGGGCTCAGGGTCATCTTCCGGGCGATCAACGACCACCCCGACAACTGCACCCGCTTCTGGCTGGTGAGCGAAAAGCCGCTGACAGAAACGCTCCCCCCGCCGGGCGGCTGCACCTCGATCGCCTTTGCCCTGCGCCGCAACCAGCCGGGGGTGCTCCACGAGGTACTCTCGATCTTCGCGCGCCACCGCATCAACCTGGCCAAAATCGAATCGCGGCCGACCAAGAAGGTGATCGGCGAATACTTGTTCTTTGCAGATCTCGAAGGCGGAGTCGAGGCTGAACCGGTGAACACAGCCCTTCGGCAGGTGGCCGCAGTGGTGGCCGAACTCAATATCTTAGGAAGTTACGCAGTCGAGCAGAGCGGCGGTTGA
- a CDS encoding NAD(P)/FAD-dependent oxidoreductase, whose amino-acid sequence MQTIVVGGGYAGLRAVQLLAGQNLPVILVEPRREHILRPRLVAAAAGRTALKEVSVPLARVLPTGVRHLQATALGFDPETAAVETDYEMLQGDRLVIAVGSEANLSASGAPRYTLPLYSLEDLQQALSHWARLEDALQRERCDLSLLRWVIVGGGITGVELAAELVHLARRWRNRYGGLAEAIQIHLIQRGSRLLPDWPVQASDWVTRWLKRHRVIVQTATAVRRVRADGVVLEGPAGPEELATQTVFWTGGSRPVRLEEEPADLRDKSQFLRVDPYLRLVDYPRTYAIGDSVLPFNPQLNRTLPPCGQLAVRSAEVAAANIVAESRGEALTAFVPTIERIALSLGAFDGLAVVDGQVLTGTAGWTVAQAADLFYFNAIQNPLLARMAPELFSGTGLPSERQ is encoded by the coding sequence ATGCAAACAATCGTGGTCGGTGGCGGGTATGCGGGTCTGCGGGCCGTCCAGCTGCTGGCCGGTCAGAATCTGCCGGTCATCCTCGTCGAACCGCGCCGCGAACACATTTTGCGTCCGCGGCTGGTGGCCGCCGCCGCCGGGCGCACCGCCCTAAAAGAAGTGAGTGTGCCGCTGGCGCGGGTTTTGCCCACGGGGGTGCGCCACCTGCAGGCGACGGCGCTGGGTTTCGACCCGGAGACGGCGGCGGTGGAGACCGACTACGAAATGCTCCAGGGCGACCGGTTGGTGATTGCCGTCGGTTCGGAGGCGAATCTGAGCGCCTCGGGCGCTCCGCGCTACACCCTGCCGCTCTATAGTCTCGAAGATCTGCAGCAGGCGCTCAGCCACTGGGCGCGGCTGGAGGACGCCCTGCAGCGCGAGCGCTGCGATCTGAGCCTGTTGCGCTGGGTGATCGTGGGCGGCGGCATCACCGGCGTCGAACTGGCGGCGGAACTGGTGCACCTGGCCAGGCGGTGGCGCAACCGCTACGGCGGTCTGGCCGAGGCGATCCAGATTCACCTGATCCAGCGCGGCTCCCGGTTGTTGCCCGATTGGCCCGTTCAGGCCTCCGACTGGGTGACCCGCTGGCTGAAGCGCCATCGGGTGATCGTGCAGACTGCCACCGCGGTGCGGCGGGTGCGCGCCGACGGCGTTGTGCTCGAAGGCCCCGCCGGACCCGAGGAACTGGCCACCCAAACAGTCTTCTGGACCGGCGGCAGCCGGCCGGTGCGCCTGGAGGAAGAACCCGCCGATCTGCGCGACAAAAGCCAGTTTCTGCGGGTGGATCCGTATTTGCGGCTGGTCGATTATCCGCGCACCTACGCGATTGGCGACAGCGTCCTACCGTTCAATCCGCAACTCAATCGGACGTTGCCCCCCTGCGGGCAACTGGCGGTGCGCTCGGCGGAGGTGGCCGCCGCCAACATCGTCGCCGAGAGCCGTGGGGAAGCACTGACCGCCTTTGTGCCCACCATCGAGCGCATCGCCCTGTCGCTCGGGGCCTTCGACGGCCTGGCCGTGGTCGACGGCCAGGTGCTTACCGGCACCGCCGGTTGGACGGTCGCCCAGGCGGCTGACCTGTTCTACTTCAATGCCATCCAGAATCCGCTGCTCGCGCGCATGGCCCCGGAGCTGTTCAGCGGCACCGGGTTACCGAGCGAGCGGCAGTAA
- a CDS encoding N-acetylmuramoyl-L-alanine amidase: protein MSAMRFATALFVSVWLGVPQAAAALRLVYPPDGHRTESASIYFIGTAPGAGSLQVNGQKVARHPAGHFAWTVPLQSGINTFRWTFRGTHGASETVERQVIRQSPNPPVPGDRLFLEARLPRGEQRVLPFEPVCFEARATPGGQLQARVGEQSIALAEAAPFREPGDAAAVLSGGAAGRSLVGFYRGCLAAAESWRDVEPRLDFRRRGQVLSSPVPATITSLDPRQLTVIEVTAAEAIVRAGPGAEFARLSPLTRGVRSRVTAVSGDWLRLQGEGWIARADGMALPVGTALPTSAVGALRTRVTTAGSELIVPLEMRLPASVRQEEHRLIVTLWGAQARTDLIRFDAPDPLIRSVQWETVSPEGVRFYIDLRERRQWGYQLRYEDNALVVALRKGPRVGRGLAGARVMIDPGHGGAQTGSIGPSGIPEKTVNLAIALRLGEQLRRAGAEVLFTRTADVDVPLAERSRMLEAKQPTVFLSLHHNALPDAGDPLRQYGTSVYWYHMQSRELAEVLHRQLLRDLGRPDYGLYWDSLAVIRPTAAPAVLLELGFMTHPDEYTLITAPAYQERIARALTRGLERWLHAERPE from the coding sequence ATGAGCGCCATGCGGTTTGCCACTGCACTTTTCGTATCGGTCTGGCTGGGGGTGCCCCAGGCCGCGGCTGCCCTGCGACTGGTCTATCCTCCCGATGGGCACCGCACCGAAAGTGCCAGCATTTATTTCATCGGTACGGCCCCCGGGGCGGGCAGTCTGCAGGTCAACGGCCAAAAAGTAGCGCGCCACCCGGCGGGCCATTTTGCCTGGACGGTGCCGCTGCAGTCGGGGATCAACACTTTTCGCTGGACCTTCCGGGGGACGCATGGGGCGAGCGAAACCGTCGAGCGGCAGGTCATCCGCCAGAGTCCGAATCCGCCGGTACCCGGGGATCGGTTGTTTCTAGAAGCGCGCCTGCCGCGCGGGGAGCAGCGGGTGCTGCCTTTCGAGCCGGTTTGCTTTGAGGCGCGGGCGACTCCCGGCGGCCAATTGCAGGCGCGCGTCGGGGAACAGTCGATTGCCCTTGCGGAGGCCGCCCCGTTTCGGGAGCCGGGGGACGCGGCGGCGGTGCTGAGTGGCGGTGCGGCCGGCCGCTCCCTTGTCGGCTTCTATCGCGGCTGTCTGGCGGCGGCCGAATCGTGGCGCGATGTCGAGCCGCGCCTGGATTTTCGCCGGCGCGGCCAGGTACTCAGCTCCCCGGTGCCCGCCACGATTACCAGTCTCGATCCGCGCCAGCTGACCGTGATCGAAGTCACCGCCGCCGAAGCGATCGTCCGGGCCGGGCCGGGGGCCGAATTTGCGCGGCTTTCGCCCCTCACGCGCGGGGTGCGCTCGCGGGTCACCGCCGTGAGTGGCGACTGGCTGCGCCTGCAGGGCGAAGGTTGGATTGCCAGGGCGGATGGGATGGCATTGCCCGTGGGCACCGCGCTGCCGACCAGTGCGGTGGGGGCGCTGCGCACCCGGGTGACGACGGCGGGCAGCGAACTTATCGTGCCGCTGGAGATGCGTTTGCCGGCGAGTGTGCGCCAGGAGGAGCACCGGCTCATCGTCACCCTCTGGGGGGCACAGGCGCGCACGGATTTGATTCGTTTCGACGCGCCCGACCCGCTCATCCGCTCGGTGCAGTGGGAGACGGTCTCCCCGGAGGGCGTGCGCTTTTATATCGATCTGCGCGAGCGGCGGCAGTGGGGCTACCAGTTGCGCTACGAGGACAATGCGCTGGTGGTGGCCCTGCGCAAGGGGCCGCGGGTAGGCCGCGGGCTTGCCGGGGCGCGGGTGATGATTGATCCTGGCCATGGCGGCGCCCAGACGGGCTCGATCGGTCCCTCGGGCATCCCCGAAAAAACCGTCAATCTTGCGATCGCTTTGCGCCTGGGTGAACAGTTGCGCCGGGCCGGGGCAGAGGTACTTTTTACCCGCACCGCCGATGTGGACGTGCCGCTGGCCGAGCGCTCCCGGATGCTGGAGGCGAAGCAACCCACGGTGTTTTTGAGCCTGCACCACAACGCCCTGCCGGATGCGGGCGACCCGTTGCGCCAGTACGGCACTTCGGTGTACTGGTACCACATGCAAAGCCGTGAACTGGCGGAGGTGCTGCACCGTCAGTTGCTCCGGGACCTCGGGCGTCCCGATTACGGTCTCTATTGGGACAGTCTGGCGGTGATCCGCCCGACAGCCGCCCCGGCAGTACTGCTCGAACTCGGTTTTATGACCCACCCCGACGAATACACGCTCATCACTGCACCGGCTTACCAGGAGCGCATCGCCCGCGCGCTGACCCGCGGGCTGGAGCGTTGGCTGCACGCCGAGCGGCCGGAGTGA
- a CDS encoding TrkH family potassium uptake protein codes for MPTLSPARTICLGFLLVIAIGTSLLLLPWSTASGEWTPWLVALFTSTSAVCVTGLAVVDTGSYYSFFGQLVILLLIQVGGLGYMSATTFLLLLVGRRISLRNRLALQEALGSLGDKAVPRLVARVAILTLGFELVGALVIAPTMVRQEGLLPGLWSAIFHSVSAFNNAGFGLRSDNLIPWQNNFWVLGGLGFLILAGGLGYQVWIELYEKILLRLVRQIFGKQPAPPAPLSLHTRVVLLTSAILVVVGSVGFFLIERTNALTLGRLSLDAQVAGAIFHSISARTAGFNAVPFDGLLEAGLFWIILLMLIGASPASTGGGLKTTTFAILVSNMLAVIQGREDVLLFDRRLGVGAVRKASAVLLGSIAAIAVALVGLTLSDPEPGFVQVLFEAVSAFCTVGLSTGITPKLSVVGQLILVFSMYLGRVGVLLLAEALLSQKPTFPYRQPEEQILIG; via the coding sequence ATGCCCACCCTCTCGCCCGCCCGCACCATCTGCCTGGGGTTTTTGCTGGTTATCGCGATCGGTACCTCGCTGCTGCTGTTGCCCTGGTCGACGGCCTCGGGCGAGTGGACCCCCTGGTTGGTAGCATTGTTTACCAGCACTTCCGCCGTCTGCGTCACCGGATTGGCGGTGGTCGATACGGGCAGCTACTACTCGTTTTTCGGCCAGCTGGTCATCTTGTTGCTCATTCAGGTGGGTGGCCTCGGCTACATGAGCGCCACCACGTTTTTGTTGTTGCTGGTCGGGCGTCGCATCAGCCTGAGAAACCGTCTTGCTCTGCAGGAGGCGTTGGGTAGTCTTGGCGATAAGGCTGTGCCGCGCCTGGTGGCCCGCGTCGCCATCCTGACGCTCGGCTTCGAACTGGTGGGGGCGCTTGTGATTGCCCCGACCATGGTTCGGCAGGAAGGACTGCTCCCCGGGCTATGGTCGGCGATTTTCCACAGCGTCAGCGCCTTCAATAACGCCGGGTTCGGGCTCAGAAGCGACAACCTGATTCCCTGGCAGAACAATTTTTGGGTTCTGGGGGGGCTGGGATTTTTGATCCTGGCGGGGGGGCTCGGCTACCAGGTGTGGATCGAGTTGTACGAAAAAATCTTGCTGCGGCTGGTGCGGCAGATCTTCGGCAAGCAGCCCGCCCCGCCCGCGCCGCTATCGCTGCATACGCGGGTGGTGCTGCTCACCTCGGCAATTTTGGTGGTGGTGGGTTCGGTCGGTTTTTTTCTCATCGAGCGGACCAATGCCCTCACCCTGGGCAGGCTCAGCCTTGATGCGCAGGTGGCGGGTGCTATCTTCCATTCGATTAGCGCCCGTACCGCCGGCTTCAACGCCGTCCCTTTCGATGGCCTGCTGGAAGCAGGGCTATTCTGGATTATTTTGCTGATGCTCATCGGGGCCTCGCCTGCTTCCACCGGGGGGGGCCTGAAGACCACCACCTTCGCCATTCTCGTCAGCAACATGCTGGCCGTGATTCAAGGTCGGGAGGATGTGCTGCTATTCGATCGGCGCCTCGGAGTGGGTGCGGTGCGCAAGGCGAGCGCGGTGCTGCTCGGCTCGATTGCCGCGATTGCCGTCGCCCTGGTGGGCCTCACCCTCAGCGATCCGGAGCCCGGCTTTGTGCAGGTGCTCTTCGAGGCGGTCTCCGCCTTCTGCACCGTGGGACTTTCGACCGGCATCACCCCGAAGCTGTCGGTGGTAGGACAGCTCATCCTGGTCTTCAGCATGTACCTGGGCCGGGTGGGCGTGCTGCTGCTCGCCGAGGCGCTGCTGTCGCAGAAGCCGACCTTCCCGTACCGCCAGCCGGAAGAACAGATTCTGATAGGTTAG
- a CDS encoding transglycosylase SLT domain-containing protein — MPFRFKTRTLLIAASLAGALGLAWVAFPKPPTEDSPLVALSSQDRSGRYRRGSAAFVRGDYAEARRQLAGLAASYPALAERIGLKLAVASGEGRRWLEAHPKSPLVPDALALLARQDRAALLPLLNGYPDHYRTREALERALVRDPDDHTLAGALLARFPESTLAYAMATRREKIGELSPAEWQLVASIYRRVNAKQALAAYERAPATPENLLERARLQRKLGDKPAARELYELVLRRFPESPLVLDAAFERAELLGAGEAFAALEPWERASAERGDEVLWARSQIAARRLDAPEMAIPLYRRLVERYPQSAKAPNAAWELAAQSAERGNTGAARSYARWLVRNHPADPFAPKAAFWLGKWAEQAGATAEARSQFREVLKRYPRSYYAWRSAARLGLADGSYNIDQSVVSVRWSQPPLPLAGTSAALRELLALGEISEAEQQWQSETYRCKLSPTQKLAESQLRARLGQHLRSINQATLTLFAEPPADPRAWEQAYPLFYAPGLRQWSQERNLNPLLVASLIRQESRFEPAIRSRSGAMGLMQIMPATARFIAEREPGQFELTNPVDNLRLGTWYLRYTHERFGGSTMLALASYNAGPGNVSKWLKRNPVTDEEDFIEQIPFKETRFYVVNIYENYWNYLRLYTSQGRKALAAIDGRTAMDGSN, encoded by the coding sequence ATGCCGTTTCGCTTCAAGACCAGGACGCTGCTAATCGCCGCCAGTCTGGCGGGGGCTCTGGGTCTCGCCTGGGTCGCCTTTCCAAAGCCGCCGACGGAGGATAGTCCCCTGGTGGCCCTCTCCAGTCAGGATCGCTCCGGGCGCTACCGCCGGGGAAGCGCCGCTTTCGTGCGGGGCGATTACGCCGAGGCCCGCCGGCAACTGGCAGGATTGGCCGCGTCCTACCCGGCCCTGGCCGAACGCATCGGGTTGAAGCTTGCCGTTGCCAGCGGCGAGGGCCGCCGCTGGCTGGAGGCCCACCCCAAAAGCCCACTGGTTCCCGACGCGCTGGCCTTGCTGGCCCGCCAGGATCGTGCCGCTCTGCTCCCACTGCTGAACGGCTATCCGGATCACTATCGCACCCGCGAGGCGCTGGAGCGGGCGCTGGTGCGCGACCCCGACGATCACACCCTGGCTGGAGCGCTGCTCGCCCGTTTTCCCGAGAGCACCCTCGCCTACGCGATGGCGACCCGGCGCGAAAAAATCGGCGAACTCTCCCCGGCCGAATGGCAGTTGGTGGCTTCTATTTATCGGCGGGTCAACGCCAAACAGGCCCTCGCCGCCTACGAGCGCGCCCCCGCTACCCCCGAAAACCTGCTCGAGCGGGCCCGTCTCCAGCGCAAGTTGGGGGACAAACCGGCCGCCCGGGAACTCTACGAACTGGTGTTGCGGCGCTTCCCCGAATCGCCTCTGGTGCTCGATGCGGCCTTCGAGCGCGCCGAGTTGCTGGGGGCGGGCGAGGCTTTTGCTGCGCTCGAACCATGGGAGCGCGCCTCCGCCGAGCGCGGCGACGAAGTGCTCTGGGCGCGCAGCCAGATCGCCGCGCGTCGCCTGGACGCTCCCGAGATGGCCATTCCCTTATACCGGCGGTTGGTGGAGCGCTACCCCCAAAGCGCCAAAGCTCCCAACGCCGCCTGGGAACTGGCCGCCCAGAGCGCCGAGCGCGGCAATACGGGAGCGGCCCGCTCCTATGCCCGCTGGTTGGTGCGCAACCACCCGGCCGATCCGTTTGCGCCCAAGGCGGCTTTTTGGCTCGGCAAGTGGGCCGAGCAGGCCGGGGCCACCGCCGAGGCCCGCTCCCAATTTCGCGAAGTGCTCAAGCGCTATCCCCGCAGCTACTACGCCTGGCGCTCCGCCGCCCGGCTGGGTCTGGCCGACGGCAGTTATAACATCGACCAATCCGTCGTCTCGGTGCGCTGGTCGCAGCCTCCCCTGCCGCTGGCGGGTACCTCCGCCGCCCTGCGCGAACTGCTGGCCCTGGGCGAAATCTCCGAGGCCGAGCAACAGTGGCAGTCGGAGACCTACCGCTGCAAGCTCTCTCCCACCCAAAAGCTCGCCGAATCGCAACTGCGCGCCCGCCTCGGCCAGCACCTCAGATCGATCAACCAGGCGACCCTTACTTTGTTTGCCGAGCCGCCCGCCGACCCGCGCGCCTGGGAGCAGGCCTATCCGCTCTTCTATGCCCCCGGGCTGCGGCAGTGGTCCCAGGAGCGCAATCTCAATCCGCTGTTGGTCGCATCGCTGATTCGCCAGGAATCGCGCTTCGAGCCTGCCATTCGTTCGCGCTCCGGGGCGATGGGTCTGATGCAGATTATGCCCGCCACCGCCCGGTTCATCGCCGAGCGCGAACCGGGGCAATTCGAACTGACCAACCCCGTGGACAATCTGCGCCTGGGCACCTGGTATCTGCGCTATACCCACGAGCGCTTCGGCGGCAGCACGATGCTGGCGCTCGCCAGTTACAACGCCGGACCCGGCAACGTCTCCAAGTGGCTCAAGCGCAACCCCGTCACCGACGAAGAAGATTTTATCGAGCAGATCCCTTTTAAGGAGACGCGCTTCTACGTGGTCAACATCTACGAGAACTACTGGAACTATCTGCGGTTGTATACCAGCCAGGGCCGCAAAGCTCTAGCCGCAATCGACGGCCGGACGGCTATGGACGGCTCGAATTGA
- a CDS encoding (S)-8-amino-7-oxononanoate synthase BioU, which translates to MATIRVGLLGYGGLGQAAARMLAVKKQMILVAAADSKGYAYHPEGLDAARLSLAVSRHGSVGYDPAVGVPADAPIQALLEQQVPADGYFLALPNLPNTFMASVARTFITSGWRGVLVDAIKRTSAVEQLLTLAPDLQRAGITYVTGCGATPGLLTAAAALAAQSFSEVLSVQITFGVGIANWEAYRSTVREDIAHLEGYSVERARAMSDAQVSELLDRTGGLLTLEKMEHADDILLELAGICGRERVSVGGVVDTRNPQKPLSTNVRVTGRTFEGKTSTHTFTLGDETSMAANVCGPALGYLKAGIEMHRRGHHGIWSSAELMPRFVG; encoded by the coding sequence ATGGCAACGATTCGAGTGGGGCTTCTTGGGTACGGCGGTTTGGGCCAGGCTGCCGCCCGGATGCTCGCAGTCAAAAAACAGATGATTCTGGTTGCTGCCGCCGACAGTAAAGGGTACGCCTATCACCCCGAGGGGCTCGATGCGGCACGCCTTTCACTCGCCGTCTCCCGGCACGGGTCGGTAGGTTATGACCCGGCTGTCGGTGTACCGGCCGACGCCCCGATCCAGGCGTTGCTCGAACAACAAGTGCCGGCGGACGGCTATTTTCTTGCCCTTCCGAATTTGCCCAACACGTTTATGGCCTCGGTGGCCCGTACCTTTATCACCTCGGGCTGGCGAGGGGTACTCGTGGACGCCATCAAACGCACCAGCGCCGTCGAACAACTGCTTACCCTCGCTCCTGACTTGCAACGGGCCGGCATCACCTACGTCACCGGCTGTGGAGCCACCCCCGGCCTGCTCACCGCCGCCGCCGCCCTGGCCGCCCAAAGCTTCAGCGAGGTGCTGAGCGTACAGATCACCTTCGGCGTCGGCATCGCCAACTGGGAAGCCTACCGCTCGACGGTGCGCGAGGACATCGCCCACCTGGAAGGCTACTCGGTCGAGCGCGCCCGAGCGATGAGCGACGCGCAGGTCAGCGAACTGCTCGATCGCACCGGCGGCCTGCTCACACTCGAAAAGATGGAACATGCCGACGACATCCTGCTGGAGTTGGCCGGTATCTGCGGGCGCGAGCGGGTGAGCGTGGGCGGCGTGGTCGATACGCGCAACCCTCAAAAACCGCTAAGCACCAACGTTCGAGTCACCGGCCGCACCTTCGAAGGCAAAACCTCGACCCACACGTTCACCCTCGGCGACGAAACTTCTATGGCTGCCAATGTCTGCGGCCCGGCTCTGGGCTATCTCAAAGCAGGTATTGAAATGCACAGGCGCGGGCATCATGGGATTTGGAGTTCGGCCGAGTTGATGCCCCGCTTCGTTGGCTAA
- a CDS encoding potassium channel family protein, translating to MNLMGWLKKERRNQFLIIGLGRFGTSVARTLHNLGYDVLAVDAEEERVRRAACENIATQVLQVNATDPDALKQIGAGEFQVAVVAIGSFLQESILATLNAKEMGIAYVVAKATTPIHGAVLEKVGADRVVYPESDMGRNVALSLTSRGMLESLQLDPEHSIVEVVAPREFTGQTLRDLDLRRRFRVNVLALRHDGRFNVNPDPDDRIGAGDIIVMIGANRDLDQLPKADLTMPDHAARTRAES from the coding sequence ATGAACCTGATGGGATGGCTCAAAAAAGAGCGGCGCAACCAGTTTTTGATCATCGGCCTGGGCCGGTTTGGCACTTCGGTGGCCCGCACTCTGCACAACCTGGGCTACGACGTGCTCGCAGTCGACGCGGAGGAGGAGCGCGTGCGGCGGGCGGCCTGCGAGAACATCGCCACCCAGGTCCTGCAGGTCAACGCCACCGATCCGGACGCACTCAAACAGATTGGGGCGGGCGAATTTCAGGTGGCGGTAGTTGCCATCGGCAGCTTCTTGCAGGAGAGCATCCTTGCCACCCTCAACGCTAAGGAGATGGGGATCGCTTACGTAGTGGCCAAGGCCACCACTCCCATCCACGGCGCGGTGCTCGAAAAAGTCGGCGCCGACCGGGTGGTCTACCCCGAAAGCGACATGGGCCGCAACGTCGCCCTTTCGCTCACCTCGCGCGGCATGCTCGAATCGCTGCAACTCGACCCGGAGCACAGCATCGTCGAGGTGGTGGCCCCGCGCGAATTTACAGGCCAGACCCTGCGCGATCTCGATTTGCGCCGCCGCTTCCGGGTGAACGTACTCGCCTTGCGCCACGACGGCCGCTTCAACGTCAATCCCGACCCGGATGATCGCATCGGCGCAGGGGACATCATCGTCATGATCGGCGCCAATCGCGATCTGGATCAATTGCCCAAAGCGGATCTGACCATGCCCGACCACGCCGCCCGCACCAGGGCCGAGTCGTAG
- a CDS encoding flavin prenyltransferase UbiX: MQTQAPSSRPIVLGVAGASGLIYAVRTVRFLLAAGHAVDLVASRASFMVWREEMGTAMPVEPAEQERFWREQSGESGGKLRCHAFANLAASIASGSYRTRGMLVIPCSMSTVGKLAAGLSSDLLERAADVQLKEGRPLVLVPRETPFSLIHLRNLTALAEAGARIVPAIPAWYQQPKTIEDLVDFVIGRALDQLDIDHSLFERWHPDT; this comes from the coding sequence TTGCAGACCCAGGCTCCATCCTCCCGGCCGATCGTGCTGGGCGTGGCCGGCGCTTCCGGCTTGATCTATGCCGTGCGCACCGTGCGCTTTTTGCTGGCGGCCGGTCACGCAGTCGATCTGGTCGCTTCGCGGGCGAGCTTCATGGTCTGGCGCGAGGAAATGGGTACGGCGATGCCGGTGGAACCCGCCGAGCAGGAGCGCTTCTGGCGCGAACAGAGCGGCGAGAGCGGCGGCAAACTGCGCTGCCACGCCTTTGCCAATCTCGCCGCTTCGATCGCCAGCGGCTCCTACCGCACCCGGGGCATGCTCGTCATTCCCTGCAGCATGTCCACCGTCGGCAAACTGGCGGCGGGTCTCAGCTCGGACTTGCTGGAGCGGGCCGCCGATGTGCAACTGAAAGAAGGCCGGCCGCTGGTGCTGGTACCGCGCGAAACGCCCTTCAGCCTCATTCACCTGCGCAACCTGACGGCGCTTGCAGAGGCGGGGGCGCGCATCGTGCCAGCCATTCCCGCCTGGTATCAGCAGCCCAAAACCATCGAAGATCTCGTCGATTTTGTGATTGGCCGGGCGCTCGATCAGCTCGATATCGACCACAGCCTTTTTGAGCGCTGGCACCCAGACACTTGA